From a region of the Arachis ipaensis cultivar K30076 chromosome B09, Araip1.1, whole genome shotgun sequence genome:
- the LOC107617708 gene encoding uncharacterized protein LOC107617708: MRVAVVGGGISGLVSAYVLAKEGAKVALYEKEDYLGGHAKTVNVDGIHLDLGFMVFNRVTYPNMMEFFESLGVDMELSDMSFAISLDNGHDCEWSSRNGLFGLFAQKKNVINPHFWQMLREIMKFKDDVTSYLDMLDNNLDMDRNETLEQFIKSRGYSELFVKAYLIPICGSIWSCSSEGVMSFSAFSVLSFCRNHYLLQLFGRPQWLTVRWRSQSYVKKVQEEIVSKGGQIITNCEVELVSTTDGECVLQYKDGSKETYDGCIMATHAPDTLRLLGDAATYDERRILGAFQYVYSDIFLHRDKNLMPRNPVAWSAWNFLGCKDNRVCVTYWLNILQNLGETRLPFLVTLNPDHTPENTLLKWSTGHPVPSVAAFRASQELENIQGKRRIWFCGAYQGYGFHEDGLKAGMTAAHGILGRCCSLQTNPKHMVPSWKELGARLFVTRFLSSYVTTGCLILLEEGGTMFTFEGTDIKCSLKCVMRIHSPQFYWKVMTQADLGLADAYINGDFSFVDKNEGLLNLFLILIASRDSNVSNSKLKKNRGWWTPIFLTASLASAKFFIEHYSRQNTLTQARRNISRHYDLSNELFALFLDETMTYSSAVFKNEDEDLKDAQMRKISLLIEKARIGRKHEILEIGCGWGSLAIEVVRRTGCKYTGITLSKEQLKLAKERVRDAGLQDHIKFLLCDYRQLPKTFKYDRIISCEMIEAVGHEYMEEFFGCCESVLADDGLLVLQFISIPDERYDEYRRSSDFIKEYIFPGGCLPCLSRITSAMAAASRLCVEHTENIGIHYHQTLRRWRRNFMKKQNEILDLKFDEKFIRTWEYYFDYCSAGFKSRTLENYQMVFSRPGNTTALKDPYRSWPSAC, from the exons GTAACTTATCCTAACATGATGGAGTTCTTTGAGAGTCTTGGAGTTGACATGGAATTATCTGACATGTCATTCGCCATTAGCCTTGATAATGGCCACGACTGTGAATGGAGCAGCAGAAACGGTTTGTTTGGCTTGTTTGCACAAAAGAAAAATGTGATCAACCCTCACTTTTGGCAAATGCTTAGGGAAATTATGAAGTTCAAAGACGATGTTACAAG CTATCTTGATATGCTTGACAACAATCTTGATATGGACCGGAATGAGACTTTGGAACAATTCATAAAGTCAAGGGGTTACTCTGAATTATTTGTGAAAGCATATCTT ATTCCAATATGTGGTTCTATATGGTCCTGCTCTTCTGAAGGAGTTATGAGTTTTTCTGCTTTCTCAGTTCTCTCTTTTTGTCGCAATCACTATCTACTTCAG CTCTTTGGAAGGCCACAATGGCTAACTGTTAGATGGCGCTCGCAAAGCTATGTTAAGAAG GTCCAAGAAGAGATTGTGAGTAAAGGTGGTCAAATAATTACCAACTGTGAGGTGGAATTGGTTTCAACAACAGACGGAG AATGTGTTCTGCAATACAAAGATGGTTCTAAAGAAACATACGACGGCTGCATAATGGCGACACATGCTCCAGATACACTGAGATTATTAGGAGACGCAGCGACATATGATGAGCGAAGAATTCTCGGTGCTTTTCAATATGTCTACAG TGACATTTTTCTTCATCGTGACAAAAATTTAATGCCTCGAAACCCAGTAGCATGGAGTGCATGGAATTTTCTTGGATGTAAGGATAACAGAGTTTGTGTGACATACTGGCTCAACATTCTTCAG AATCTTGGAGAAACAAGATTACCTTTTCTTGTAACTCTAAATCCAGATCATACACCggaaaataccttgcttaagtggTCAACTGGACATCCAGTTCCATCAGTTGCTGCATTCAGGGCTTCACAAGAACTTGAAAATATTCAAGGAAAAAGAAGAATTTGGTTTTGCGGCGCCTACCAAG GTTATGGATTTCATGAAGATGGATTGAAG GCTGGCATGACTGCTGCACATGGCATTCTTGGAAGATGTTGCTCCCTCCAAACCAACCCAAAACACATGGTGCCTTCTTGGAAGGAACTTGGAGCGCGCCTTTTTGTGACAAGATTCCTAAGCTCCTATGTTACTACCGGTTGTTTAAT TTTATTGGAAGAAGGAGGAACAATGTTTACCTTCGAGGGAACTGATATAAAGTGCTCTCTGAAGTGTGTTATGAGAATCCATAGTCCTCAATTTTATTGGAAG GTTATGACCCAAGCTGATTTAGGCCTTGCAGATGCATATATTAATGGAGACTTTTCTTTTGTTGATAAAAATGAAGGTCTTTTGAATCTTTTTCTG ATTCTCATAGCAAGCAGGGATTCTaatgtttcaaattcaaaattgaaGAAGAATAG GGGTTGGTGGACACCAATTTTCCTTACAGCTAGTTTAGCATCTGCAAAGTTCTTCATTGAGCATTACTCAAGGCAAAATACTCTCACACAGGCGCGCCGCAACATTTCTAGACATTATGATCTG AGCAATGAACTCTTTGCATTATTCTTGGACGAAACAATGACATATTCAAGTGCAGTGTTCAAG AATGAAGATGAAGACTTGAAAGATGCACAAATGAGAAAAATCTCTCTTCTCATTGAAAAA GCTAGAATAGgtaggaaacatgaaattcttgAGATTGGGTGCGGATGGGGAAGTTTAGCTATTGAAGTCGTCAGACGAACCGGTTGCAAATACACTGGTATCACTTTATCTAAGGAGCAATTGAAACTTGCAAAAGAAAGAGTTAGGGATGCTGGACTTCAG GACCATATCAAATTTCTTCTGTGTGATTATCGCCAACTACCAAAGACATTCAAATATGATAGGATTATATCTTG TGAAATGATAGAAGCAGTTGGTCATGAATACATGGAAGAGTTCTTCGGCTGTTGCGAATCAGTACTAGCAGACGATGGACTTCTAGTTCTTCAG TTCATATCAATCCCAGACGAGCGTTACGACGAGTATCGACGCAGTTCTGATTTCATAAAGGAATATATTTTTCCAGGGGGATGCCTACCCTGCCTAAGCAGGATAACATCAGCCATGGCGGCTGCATCAAGACTATG TGTGGAGCACACTGAGAACATTGGAATTCATTACCACCAAACGTTAAGGCGGTGGAGAAGAAACTTCATGAAAAAGCAGAA TGAAATCTTGGACCTCAAATTTGATGAAAAGTTCATCAGGACATGGGAGTACTATTTTGATTATTGTAGTGCAGGTTTTAAGTCGCGGACACTAGAGAATTATCAG ATGGTTTTCTCGCGGCCTGGCAACACCACTGCACTTAAGGATCCATATAGAAGCTGGCCCTCGGCATGTTGA